GCGTCGATATTTCAGCTTTCAGAGTAATTGCAAATTAGAACTACGTGATCATTGGGAATTTGAACTTCCAAGAAATGATAGGATATCGAGTCAAAGATTAAAAATCCCACCAGATCCTTGTGATGATGAGTAAGCTCAAATGGGAGAAGAAAACACTCGAAACAACTTCAGACCCTGGAATAATTCATGCGGTGAAAGTCCAATAACTACACAAATGACAGTTCGTTTTTGGCCATTAAAAAGTGAATCCGGTTTCGAGAATGAAGACGACTCGAAATTTGAGTCATCCTTTGTGATTGGAATCCGATTCCGGGAGATCTAATGTGCGCCTTTGGTGCATTCAAAATCCGTACATCCGACTCTTTTCAGGTCAATTcttagagagagagatttaAAATCATCCCAACCCACCCGATTGCAGGTGTCAACTGGTTCTAAAAGGCTCATCGCTCATTCCTTTGTTTGGCGAATGAGCCACTAAAATATTACCAGAAGCTGGCGAATGGTGATCATCGGccctgctctcttcatcacTTTCACCATTTCGAACTGCTGTTGGCACATACTTTTATTAAATAGTGTGGTCCAATTCCGAGGGTTCCTGAGTTCCGGAATTTACTGCGGAACAGTTAATTTGATAATAAGCGTTTGGACTAGTGATTTATTGGGCCCATTTTAAGGCTTTTCACACCAACGATCGAAGGGAATCGCTCACAGTCCAAGGTGGTTTAAGAGATCATCATTTGTGAGAAGCAAAAAGTCGTTTACCTGGCCACGAAGGCACTTCACTTCATCACGGCGTGATTTCCAGATCTCATCTTGCCCGCAGATTCACAAGCGTCTCTTTTCAAGATTTGtaataaaaaatgcaagattCATTGCTCAGGTCTAATGGCTTTTCCCAGAGAGTCTGAGAACGAAGAACGAAGGGGGTGAAGAACTGATCGTTTTCTTGAATGGGATGATGATCATGCCCACCATTATCTTGACTGACGCTAAAGTGAAAAGGATCTTCCGATGTCTTGGAGTGAGCGAGACTTCATCTCCAGATCTCTCGGAAGGATTTGCCCAAATTCCAAAGGccaagatggatggatggctttAATGGCCGTTATTTAGCTGTATTTAGAACTCATAATTGCCTTCATCGCAGCAAAAAAAATAGGTAAGGGAGGggagaaaagagaaaatcaAAAGGGGGAAGGgaagattcaattttttcatcgAGTACTCACTCGTATGCACAAGGAGGAGGGCCAATTCACTTGGTTCAACTCCAGCGAAGAGAAGGGGACGGCTATCACAGAATGAGGAAATCGTGAAATCGTGATCGCCACCCTCAGTTCAGGGATTGGAATCTCATTCACTGGATTCACAAAGGCACAAAGGGTGGCTAGCCGCTTAGAGGGCGCCAATGAAGGCTTTAACCCGCTAGTTATGAGGATGAAAACTGATCTCTTTTGAATGCACTCCAAGATAAGCTAAGGGAAAAGTCCACTTTTTGCCCTCCTTCCTTAGCAAGCTCTTTTATGAGATGCCCGGAAAATATGGGTCAGAATTGATACTGTTGtaaaaaaagatatgttttgaGCTCTGGCTCTCAAACGGTAGAACTCTACTTATTGGGGTAACACTTTCCATATTCTTTATTGAAAAACGTTAACCCACTTGATTTGAAGCTTACCCTCATCTGCAAACGTCCAGATGTGAATCTCTCTCATTCGCTTTTGCTCTCCCAAATTAACGCCTATTGAATGACATGAGCTCCAATCTCCGATCTCTGATCCATCTTTCCATCAAGGTGCCGTTACGCACGTCAAGtcccattgaaaaaaagctcCTACTGTAGATCCCGAGAGATTGCCGACTCTAGTTTTAAAGTGAAACAACCAATTAGAGATAATGAGCCTGTCCCCATATGTGGCATGGCCATGACGTGGAGTATCACTCTTCTTCGCCCATTAGGGACATCCCCTTGCTTGCTCCTATGATCTTGCCAACCCATGGCATAAGCTGCAAACCACCATAAACCGACGACTATTGTACGAACAATTGAGGGATTGTCTtgagaatttgaaattgcccTCCAGGGGGAAGTCGACAACAAAATCCGACTTTCTCCCTCTATCTATATATCTCTATATCTCTCTCGGCTGTCTGTGTCTTTTGCTCGTTCTCCAACCACGAAACGTCCATCTCATTGGTTTCTTTTACCACGAGGTAGGAAGGACTGGTTTCACCCATACAACCACAGGATTTGACAAGTAGGCATGACAAGGAAGTGCGTAGCAGTGAACTTTGCACCTCATTCTCATGTGTGAACGCTAAGTGCTCATACCATCGATACATTCACGTGTACGTACACTTTCGGTACACTAAACTGCTATTACTACTTCAGGGCAAAATATCCCTTCAGCCAatctggcaaccctgagcAAACAGTTATAGTGCACCAAACGATTCTAGGCCCATCAGCCCTGCTTCTCGAAGTAATTAACTCCTCCTTGGCCGGCTTCGAGATGATGATGGTCTTCAATTGGAGAATTTTCTGATTGGGAATCAGGAGAGAACCGCGAGAAACCCAATCCTGGTGGACGTGGTCGAAACACAAGAAAACACTTAATTGAGGAATCTTGGaagagatagagagaaagacagCAAAAAGTGATTTCACCTTTCAAACATTCCCGAATTCTCCAACTTCAACCACGATTTCTAATTTTTTCGCCTTTGGAAAAGTGTTTTGGGCCCGTGTTTGACTAGCCGATATTCATTCCTCAACGATGGTCGTCATGTGGCCGAAACCACTCCGGAATAGCTGGTAATGGTTAGGCCGTTGCCTTTTCCAGGACATCCAACAACTCAAGGGACTCTCACATTCCAACCTATGTATCAGACTCCCGGGCGTCTCCTCTCATGTCGTGCTCTTCAGACGTTTCTAAACGTGGAATTAGCTAACAGCCCTGTTTTGTCAGCTGAGTGTTTGATTAGGCTCTCATCATTTGACGTGGAATTAGCTAACAGCCCTGTTTTGTCAGCTGAGTGTTTGATTAGGCTCTCATCATTTGACCAACTTTCGATTTCACCTACAATGTACCCCGGTAAGTAGATAGAAGGTGCCTCCCATCTCAAGCGTGTGTGCAGGAGTAAACTGTCCGAATAAGAAGACGAGCCTGATGATAACAGTGCCCGAAAAAAGATACCGTTGAGATTTTGAGGCTAACCCAACGAAGCCACTCCAACCACTTGGGGGGATGCGtcgaaatgaaagtgaatcCTATCCTTATTCGTGGGTTCATCTTGAATGGAGGATCCGGAGGCACCTCATTCTGGCCGAATCAGTCATCTGTTGTACGCATGACATGACGGAAGGAGAACACGTTGAGCATGATTTTCTACCCTCGGAATGACTCATTATAGCCGTGTTGGCTTTAGGCCTCCTACCTCCGTGTTAAGAAGTATTTTTGTATGTACTTGGTCAGTGGGTGGTCCAATGGGATCATTTCAAGTGTTCTGTGGTGCTAAAACCGTTTGACCGGGGATATCTAAAATGAAGCAAGCAATGGGGAGCCTTTTGATTGCCAGTGAAGATTGATTTGGATGTTTGGCAAGAGGGATTGGATCAATAACACATCTTAGGGCGGTGAGGAAAAGGCTCCTGCTCGCATTAATTAACGATTTTCGCATGGGAAGGAAAATCTGGTTGAAGTTGTACGGAAAAAGTTGATAGAATTCAGACAGAATAGTCTCGAAATATTTCGGAATGTGGGTAAGAAGTTACCATTTCACGTGAAGAACATGCTCGCCCTCGGGTCTTGGTCGGCCTATAAGACAGCTTGTCTGATACAGATCTAGACCATATTAGTAAATTACAGCCCAGCCATCTCTTAACTAGGATACATACAGGGATAGGTATCGACAAACGTAGAGAACGATTCGTGACTCTTTGtcaccttgaaaatgaatatacTATTTACATTTTACCCTAGAGTTAGTGATAGCAGCCTTGTTTAAAAGAGGATGGAGGCGGCACATCCGAATTGGATAGCGTTTTAACAATGCATAGCTTACTAATGAATATTTACAAGGCACTCGATTGTCACAAACATCACCATCATATCCTTGACTAAAACGGAATCTTGCATAATCATTAATAACTTAAAGAGTGTTTTGTTCGACTACAAATCAAAACATGAATTCCAAGCAAGGCCATTACATCCACCTTTCATTCCTGAAAACGTTACCATTGTGTTACTCGTTTTCATGCCAGCTGAGAAATGTTTTCAGGTTGTCCTCTTGATGAAAAAAGTGCCATAAACTCTTCGATCAAagggctttttttcattttagacCACGATCCATGTCAGTCAGGGAGGTTGTCAAAAATGGAAGGGCCAACATTTTCATAGCAACAAATTCTATCTTCCCACCCTGAACGTCTCAGATTTGTCTGGTACCCAACCCTGTAATCTTTAGTAGGCTACCAAGAGTATATCGAGATATGACCTTGCTCAAAgcttgttcaaaatatttcaggACAACTAATCATTCCAGATGCCTCTATCGCCCATTTTTATAACTGGTTATGAATATTTGCCCCGAAGCAAGTTTCACTCCAGATtcggagtttttttttatccaaagtTTGTTCCTGATTGGCGGCAAAAACAAGTTCTCGTGTCATGATGAAGCTCCGAACTAAATTTCTACAAAAGCCATGATTGACAAGACAGGCCCTTGTtgaaacacacacacacacacacacctatACTCACTCACGTAGACCAATTCCAGAGTTTGGTCCAATCATGAACTTGAAAGTGCATCGATAGGTTTTGATGGACAAGGAATGGAGCTCTTTTTCAGACCTTGAGTCTACCTGGTCGGGTCAGGTGGTACATTCTTCGGGTCAGTTCAAGAACTGGTTTCAACGTGATCGAGTCGTTGACGGAAAACTCAAGATCATAAATGAGACACTAATAAAATTGTTCTCGCTCTGAACATTCTTGATTATCTATAAGAGTACGAACCATTGTTCGAGCATTGACCAATTCCCATATAGCGTGCCTCGTGTGCCTCGCACGAAGGATCTTTTGTCCCTAATGATCGTTATACTTGACACACTGACCATTAAGAGCTCGTCTTCGTCGAACCCTAGCCAATTTATGAGCCTGGCCCTCTCATGTTTTGGAACTCCCATTGGAGAGCTAAGGAGTCTTCTGCCACGAATTCTGAGACTGTACCGAAAGAATTGTTCGCATCATTGCATAAGAAAATCGCCTCTGGACCGATCAAGTTGGTAGTTTAGTCCCATTCGAGCCTTCGGCCCAGAGTGCCTAACGAGGCAATCTGGTTTGGCGAGAGATAGAAGTTTCTCTAGCgttcaatttgcaatttcccaaattttccttcttctcctccatcaccaccaccgccTCTGTCTCAGAAGCATACAATTCAAACGATTCCTACCTGTAGCTCGCCGAATTCCCATCACTGCCACTGCTTCCACGACTCGATCCTTGGCTACTTCCACCACTCGACTCGCCAGAGCTTGTCGATGAGTTCGACTCGAGTGTCGAAGACTTGGATTTTGTCACGAGTAGATTGTGTTCGTTCTGATGGTGGAGCACTTTGCCGTTAGACAGCATGATGTTCGAGGCACTAGCCGATGTAATTGATCCCTTCGAGTTTGGGAAACTCAGTTTCCCACCCGATGAATTCGATTCACCACCGCCTACCCCATTGGCTCTTTTGCCCAACAGAGAGCTTCCCGAGGAGATAAGTAGCGGAAATGGTGGAGAGAAGGTCGGAAAGTTACCAAAGCTTTGGAGAGACTCGCGTCGGAATTGGTAGACGTCGGACGAGCTCTGGGTTTTGGCCCGCAAGCCCGTGCCCAATCGGCCAAATCCGAGATGATTGGTGAAGGTGGGATGGTAATAGGCAACTGACCGCTTCTCGAAGGCACCTTGAAGCTTTTGAGGTGCGAGGCCCGGATTGGGGCCTGCCCCACTATGAGGTGGTTGATTAAATGTTTCACTTGTTCCGGATGAGAATCCTGAACTTGAGCTGGATAATCGGCTGGATGAGGATAAACTTCTTTGCACACTTGAACTGTTGTTGTCGTCTTGGCCAACTGAACTCAGATGATCAGGTTTCTTTGCTTTGTTTGATTGAAGAGACGAGGAGAAGGTCGCCTTGGACCGGATCACTTCACATGGAATAATGACACCGGgctcattgttgttgttgttgttattactATTATGATTGTGTTGCAATTCACTCGTCCCGCAATCTCCGAACAACTCCTGACTGCTCGACTTATTCAACGTGATCGTCGAAGAGGTTGAAGGTGTTTTTAGGTCAGTTACTCGAGACTCGTCCCCTTCATGTTCACTcacatcatcgtcatcatccgAGCAATAGCTTCCGACATCACTAAAATGCTCACAGTCCGCGATAGTGGGAGCCTTATCACAACTAATACTCGTTGGGAGTCTCTCTGTACTATTCTTCCCGGCCACTTGGACCTCAATCTCCCTAATCACAGGTTCACTGCGGGTCTGGGCCAGACCCGGGTTTTCGTCTTTCACTATGATCTCCAACTTCGAGTCGGATTCCTTCCTGAGCAAGACTTGTCCACTGTTGTTGTCCACCTCGCAACTCAGATTTTCCCTCTGGATTTGAATGTGATGCACTCTTGGCTTGGGGTGGTGGCCCTCGGAGGACGCGTGgtctgctcctcctcctctcgcTCGAGGCTGACGACTATTGTTGTTGGCTAAAGTTCGAGAGTCCATCAACCCTTCACCCCTGCTTGAAGACCTAGAGGAGGTGgcggtagtggtggtggtggcgacGGCGGCGGCCTCCTCGGAGGAGAGAGCAGGCGAGGACGAGAGTCTGcccccacctcctcctcctcctcctcgtccaaaGAGCGTTGGAGAAGGTGAAAGCCGAGAGGCGAAGGCCGAAGCTCGTTGTTCACGCACGAGTTGCAAGAAACGCTCATGATTTTCTTGTACTAATTGCCCGAAGCCATCGGTGTCATTAGCCAACTCCAGGGCCCGAAGCCTCTCCTCAAAGAGTGAGGGCCCACTCAATAATGGGGGCCTCTGACCGGTCTCGTTAAGGAATGACTCGAAGCTCTCCTGTTTCATCTTTTGGAAGAGATCTCTGGACTCTTGTTTGAATTGGCTCATTTTCTCCTGTCGGAGGCGTTCTCGCTCCATTTTGACATCTCGAGAGGTGCGCAGGTTGGTAAAATTGGATCGATTCTGCTGATCACTCATGACCAGATTGGAAGTGCTGCCCCCAAAGTCGAGCGAGGCAACGCCCTTTCGCCCAAATCGGCGTCGGGCAACTCTCGGACTGTGGCGAGTGGGAGACAAGGCGAGGTCGTCCACACCAAAGCGATCCAACTCACAATGGCTGGCAAATCCGACCAAAGTTACACGATCCGGCTTCTTGGGGGCCTCCGGATGACTAGGGTGGCTGGCTGGCCCACGTTCCCGTCCGTTGAGACTGTAGGTCAACTTATTCAGATCCGGATCGACTCCAcggtcttcgtcgtcgtcaaaGCCCAGGGTATTTAAAGAGCAATCGCTACCCCGAAAATCGGGCGAATTCTGATCTCGCTGCAATCGAGATGCACTTTTGCTACGTCTCCGAAAAGTCTTGAAGAACTTGTCGGATTTCTTGGCCACCACGGGGGGTACGGCCCCACTATTGTAGGAGGTGGTACACTTGCTCTTCGGGTTGTACCTCGATGGTCTCGCCCCACTTCGATTACAGGCGTAACTTAGTAGAGTGACGGACTCTTTCCCAGGCCCATGGCCTGAACTCGACAACTCCATGGTTGGGCTGCTGACGGCCAAAGGCCGTTGACCGCACctagaaaaagagaaatataAATAACCACATGGACATGTCTATAATGATTCAAATTCAACGGGGGTCATAAAGATTCAGAGAAGCATAAATTAGCACCCGAATTCctcggggggggggggggagattTTACTCCCGAGTTCACGTTGCCAATATCATTAGACTAGGCCTTGCAAGGCCCTGCAGGTGATTAATGCAGAGAGCTGGTCTCGAGTCGGGGGTTTCATTCCGTGCATAATGCGAGACTGGATGGGAGTTACGTTTTGATAAAGCATTTTTATTCCAGAAGTCTTGGAAGGTGATGGCTAATTTTTGTGGGCGGAACGTGGATGCATGTCGTCACGCGAATTCGTGGCAGCGGCTAATTAAAACGGATCATGGTGGGCCTTCCAGAGGCCAGATCcatgattgtttttctttcaatttttatcccTCGATTTTACACCGTACTCAACGACAATTCGTGAGCTTTATCCacctcaaaatgaatggattcGACAGTTTTATGTTTGTATGGCATATCATGTCATGGTTTGATTAGCTCGTTCTATCACAACCGAAACTACCGTAACCAATCGGCTTTTAATCGGTTCAACATTGGAGTTGCCGCTTGGGCCAAGAAGCATCATGATCTGCTGTAATGAGGACGAGAAATCTCTCAGATTGAGAAGgcttttatgatttttttcctttgccaACAGAACTCGAGGCCATTAGCAATTTTTAAAGGCGAAACAGAAATGAGAAGCATTTTTGTACTTATTATTTTGGGGGGCGGACGGAAAGATGATCGTGAAGTAGTGAAAGTTCTCTCGACAACTCTAGAATAAAAATTAAACTAGAAGCGTTCTCAGTCACGCCGAAGGCTTCTTCACCGTCTTTGATCGTCACtccaaggccaatttggccattttcgtTCCTCGCTACTCCAAACGACAAATACCAACAAAGACACCTGGAAATGGCCTCAAAGCCCGCATCTTCAAAATGGCAGCCAAGTGGAATGACTTTACTAGAATGGTTGATCGTGATTTTCCAGACCACGACAgaagtaataataataataataatgataacgaagaagaagaagaagaagcagaagacgacagtgatgatgatgatgaacgTGACAACTTTGACAGAAATACGAACCACACTTCAACACTGGcattcaagaccaaaaaatcCACCTTTCAACGAGCGTTCATTAGAACTAGAccgcttgaaaaaaaaggtgcAATTCTTTCACATATTGAAATCGGTGGCAAATGCCGAGGTAATGCCTATTTAGTTGCACCAAAGATCTACATAAATGCCATAGAGAAATTGGAGTTGAACAAGACAGATGTAGTTCCAATTTCATCATATACATGCCATCTGAATGGACAAGGGAATATTTCAACTCATTTGTTTCTAAATTCAAGTCAAAATCGGagccaaagaacaaaaatgtctTGAACGAGCCTGAAATTACAGGTATGAATAGCAGGAGCGGGCAATAAATTTGAGGCGAACGCTTGAAATTATGAGTGATCTATGTTCCAACTCGCTATCGTTCTTTCCCCAGAGAACTAGGAGAGTTATCAAGATATACATGAAGGTGTTGTACAAGGTGGGTCTCTAACTAATAACTAAGAGCGGTACTCTAGGCAAATCGGACGAATTTAGACCTTCGCGTCTATGTGACAACTCTTACGAACACGCCCTTCTACAGATTGGTTGATGGGTCACTCAATACATGACCGCTGGGACATTTATCATTGTCCATATGAATTTTTATGATACTCATTCCCGTGTCTTCCGCTTGGAATGGAACTAAAGTGTCTTATCTGTTTGACAAATCTCCTGGGCATTTTTGTGTTCTTTCGTTTAGGGTCCTGATTCTTTGGTCGGAGCTCAAGTTGAGAATCATGTTCGCAAGTAGGGCCATTTGCGAGTAAGCGGGTTGAAAGATACAAATTGCACTGGGAAACACTCGCAGCAAATGGCTCAAGTGTGAGTGCATGCAGAATTGCGGATACGCTTTTAAGCATTTCCGAAAACGTCAAGGAAACATTTCTGAACACACAATGGCGTCTCTGAGAAGTGATGATTTATTAATCTCGGCTCAAAGAAATCAGTTGTTCAAGGGGAAACACGCGTCTCCCAAATGAAGCTCCATTTTGGATATTTATCATCCCACCAGCAACTCGAACGTTGCTTGTGCGAGCTTGATTTCTCATTGTCACAAGTACGTCAATGTCTTGATTTACAGTTGTCACCTTCGAATTTTTTGCTCCGACTGGCGTTGTCGAAAATCCAGACAAAAGGGCACGTTGAAGAAAGAGAACATCACTGAAGGTCGTTCTGGTTCTTCGTGTTAATAGGGAGGGGTGATTTTGTCTCACGCTCATCAATGCGCCAGTCAAGTGAAAATCGTAGGACCAGGCTCTTAATTCGCCTTGATGAGCAAAAATTGAGTTCGTTTTGCTCCGGGAAAGGAAGCCCTGAGTTCCTTTGACTGCAAGAGGCCAAGGTCTCATAATTGGCAACAAACATTGAGGAGATCACAAGATCAAATGCCAAACGCTCGAGTGTTGTTTGGTTGGaagaaaaattgccaatacCGGGAAAAGTCAGCTGAATTAGGCGTGCAACACCAACAGTATTAGATAGAAGTACTTAAAAGTCCCCTAGTGTAGTACATACCGGCTCTAAGGTTCCGCTAAAACAGCATTCAAGCCGAGGATTTACACCATCTCATGGTGAGTTCACTTTTAAAAAGCTGTTGATTCACTTCCGTTGGCCGGCTTTTGATTACCGCATGGTGAATTCAAAACTGTCATAGAATACGCTCACAATACCACGAAACTTAGTCATAGATCTCACTTCTCTGAAAGACCAACTCCGACTGAAGACAAGCGGTTTCGGGCTGGCTTTTCTTGACTGCCCGCCGTGCGATTGCCGCCACAACCACCCTTTCAACGGCGGATGGTTGGGCCTGATCGGGCCGTTCTAAGGAAGCAGGCCCGGGGTTCCACACCTGTCTTAAGGTGGAATGAGGCGCGACCACCCGAACAACTGAGCTAACAAATGGGTTaaatttcaagatttcttCTGTACTACCACGTAGTATATTTAAAGGCTTTTATCCAGTTTTCATTGGACACAAGAGAAAGGCTCGAACGAGGCCTGGAGGCGTGGGCCCCAATCACAGAGAATGATCAGTACTGCTGTTGTGCATTTCTGCTTGGAGAAATACCTTCGTTGTTTAAAGCCGACAGCTTGATCATTGTCTATTTTTTAATGGCTTCGTCTCGTCCCTCCCACCGATCGTCCCAATATACTCTTGCAGCTAGGTGCATCTAATCTCCATGTGGAAGATCTTTGACCAGAGCTGAAGATCTGGATTTGGGAACCTGTAGAAACCTCCTCAAACTATGCCCAGAAGAGCAATCTattattcttgttttcatttctcaGGGTAGAGATACCAACCAGTAAAATTTATCAGACTCAAATGAAAGCGACTTAATGGTGGAGAGCGCACGTTGGACAAAGTGATGTATATGGTTTCACATGACCCTCTTTGGCATGATGGTAGGGATTGAGTTAAAGCGGTAACTGAAGAGCAAAAAGACGACCACGAAAACGAAGACAAGTCGTCGCCCGACTCAGCCAAAGAAGCTAAGGTGGAGTTGGAGGCGAAGGAGGAAGAGATTGATCTTGTTGTTTGCTCTGGAGGGCGACGACCAAGAACAGCACGAAGACGAAAACGAACTCCAATCCTGGTGGGAAGacactctctcacacacacacacacacacacacacacacacacattcacttTATAGCA
This DNA window, taken from Tigriopus californicus strain San Diego chromosome 9, Tcal_SD_v2.1, whole genome shotgun sequence, encodes the following:
- the LOC131887187 gene encoding uncharacterized protein LOC131887187 isoform X2, coding for MELSSSGHGPGKESVTLLSYACNRSGARPSRYNPKSKCTTSYNSGAVPPVVAKKSDKFFKTFRRRSKSASRLQRDQNSPDFRGSDCSLNTLGFDDDEDRGVDPDLNKLTYSLNGRERGPASHPSHPEAPKKPDRVTLVGFASHCELDRFGVDDLALSPTRHSPRVARRRFGRKGVASLDFGGSTSNLVMSDQQNRSNFTNLRTSRDVKMERERLRQEKMSQFKQESRDLFQKMKQESFESFLNETGQRPPLLSGPSLFEERLRALELANDTDGFGQLVQENHERFLQLVREQRASAFASRLSPSPTLFGRGGGGGGGGRLSSSPALSSEEAAAVATTTTTATSSRSSSRGEGLMDSRTLANNNSRQPRARGGGADHASSEGHHPKPRVHHIQIQRENLSCEVDNNSGQVLLRKESDSKLEIIVKDENPGLAQTRSEPVIREIEVQVAGKNSTERLPTSISCDKAPTIADCEHFSDVGSYCSDDDDDVSEHEGDESRVTDLKTPSTSSTITLNKSSSQELFGDCGTSELQHNHNSNNNNNNNEPGVIIPCEVIRSKATFSSSLQSNKAKKPDHLSSVGQDDNNSSSVQRSLSSSSRLSSSSSGFSSGTSETFNQPPHSGAGPNPGLAPQKLQGAFEKRSVAYYHPTFTNHLGFGRLGTGLRAKTQSSSDVYQFRRESLQSFGNFPTFSPPFPLLISSGSSLLGKRANGVGGGESNSSGGKLSFPNSKGSITSASASNIMLSNGKVLHHQNEHNLLVTKSKSSTLESNSSTSSGESSGGSSQGSSRGSSGSDGNSASYRFTSDEMTEAMAARYGDSETESEDEDDDDLMDSVSVVAARNAVTIASLTHTKDTDSGRGESPESLSGGRVVLRPKTTPKGPRPISAVPSEYSDISTSSCRSSDGGGDHVEEACPPTPILSPKESLIEEPIAHEEEEDYASKMKRVRMIAMELLTTEEQYVQILHLIDQVFHFQVDQENRSQNLFPPETIPQMFANIKSIYQFHEEFLLPQLRERMAEWDTSDHQQRIGDIIVKFSPFFKMYTEYVKNFDNAISTINNLYQKNSKFASIMDKIHAMPECRSLSLQHHMLTPVQRIPRYEMLLKGYLHKLPQDSPDRENAEKALHLVSTAATHANEAMRRIEKFKQLLEVQESLGGTVDLVSPTRELVKEGKMVKISARSGDHQDRYIFLFSDIILLCSQRLIANRVIAGNGAIYKLRARFDVDNIQVLEGDNLVTANTFYIKDDKKCVELYTQTREEKRSWLEALYRTMEELYQKKSSLRVGIDRETLRPLDHEIGVVKPNVAPKAESCQKCMRCGHPFTMMRKKHQCRACGIVICSKCSNQKFPLAFEGNKLCRVCRTCYEVLVNNQKRMLSDAEKARAQSHEHQSIPENSIPDVAVRPKGLLEMV
- the LOC131887187 gene encoding uncharacterized protein LOC131887187 isoform X1; amino-acid sequence: MELSSSGHGPGKESVTLLSYACNRSGARPSRYNPKSKCTTSYNSGAVPPVVAKKSDKFFKTFRRRSKSASRLQRDQNSPDFRGSDCSLNTLGFDDDEDRGVDPDLNKLTYSLNGRERGPASHPSHPEAPKKPDRVTLVGFASHCELDRFGVDDLALSPTRHSPRVARRRFGRKGVASLDFGGSTSNLVMSDQQNRSNFTNLRTSRDVKMERERLRQEKMSQFKQESRDLFQKMKQESFESFLNETGQRPPLLSGPSLFEERLRALELANDTDGFGQLVQENHERFLQLVREQRASAFASRLSPSPTLFGRGGGGGGGGRLSSSPALSSEEAAAVATTTTTATSSRSSSRGEGLMDSRTLANNNSRQPRARGGGADHASSEGHHPKPRVHHIQIQRENLSCEVDNNSGQVLLRKESDSKLEIIVKDENPGLAQTRSEPVIREIEVQVAGKNSTERLPTSISCDKAPTIADCEHFSDVGSYCSDDDDDVSEHEGDESRVTDLKTPSTSSTITLNKSSSQELFGDCGTSELQHNHNSNNNNNNNEPGVIIPCEVIRSKATFSSSLQSNKAKKPDHLSSVGQDDNNSSSVQRSLSSSSRLSSSSSGFSSGTSETFNQPPHSGAGPNPGLAPQKLQGAFEKRSVAYYHPTFTNHLGFGRLGTGLRAKTQSSSDVYQFRRESLQSFGNFPTFSPPFPLLISSGSSLLGKRANGVGGGESNSSGGKLSFPNSKGSITSASASNIMLSNGKVLHHQNEHNLLVTKSKSSTLESNSSTSSGESSGGSSQGSSRGSSGSDGNSASYRFTSDEMTEAMAARYGDSETESEDEDDDDLMDSVSVVAARNAVTIASLTHTKDTDSGRGESPESLSGGRVVLRPKTTPKGPRPISAVPSEYSDISTSSCRSSDGGGDHVEEACPPTPILSPKESLIEEPIAHEEEEDYASKMKRVRMIAMELLTTEEQYVQILHLIDQVFHFQVDQENRSQNLFPPETIPQMFANIKSIYQFHEEFLLPQLRERMAEWDTSDHQQRIGDIIVKFSPFFKMYTEYVKNFDNAISTINNLYQKNSKFASIMDKIHAMPECRSLSLQHHMLTPVQRIPRYEMLLKGYLHKLPQDSPDRENAEKALHLVSTAATHANEAMRRIEKFKQLLEVQESLGGTVDLVSPTRELVKEGKMVKISARSGDHQDRYIFLFSDIILLCSQRLIANRVIAGNGAIYKLRARFDVDNIQVLEGDNLVTANTFYIKDDKKCVELYTQTREEKRSWLEALYRTMEELYQKKSSLRVGIDRETLRPLDHEIGVVKPNVAPKAESCQKCMRCGHPFTMMRKKHQCRACGIVICSKCSNQKFPLAFEGNKLCRVCRTCYEVLVNNQKRMLSDAEKARAQSHEHQSIPENSIPDVAVRPKGLLEVPGNSPCIHNGYMVLKGTPGSSSSMMSGSNMVSAVVGTNLMALPSSMTHKTGSKRWFVLLYDFVLYSFKAQNDSVALTALPLPGYTVSMGLEDLQHDPAVLEKDKERTIRIQRSSLCHSTPSTTSSTTNVNQNNGGQPMGHASFKKVYYLVGLNVEDTRRWFEVLELASRAELPSCCSADNSQ